A region from the Vicingaceae bacterium genome encodes:
- a CDS encoding DNA-binding response regulator has product MKKIAGSNKKMLIFALFRINLNKMKAECYIIDKSEVFAEGLKIILKDHPSIKGVNIIVHPDESFMESLAASGQQALVFIDYSRLDKGLQWIKTLLENNSQIKVIAITEELPANILMNALNSGVDAHLLKCCSKEEIHESIDSVLDNKKFYCGNVIRLLDHFNKSDKLVDCEGIALSSREIEIIRLIAQGLTNKEIADNLCLSPHTVHTHRKNIMQKLGIKNTAGIVIYAVKENIINS; this is encoded by the coding sequence ATGAAAAAAATTGCAGGTAGTAACAAAAAAATGCTCATATTTGCATTGTTTAGAATCAATCTAAATAAAATGAAAGCCGAATGTTACATAATAGATAAAAGTGAAGTGTTTGCCGAAGGATTGAAGATAATATTAAAAGATCATCCATCCATAAAAGGAGTCAACATTATTGTTCATCCGGATGAAAGTTTTATGGAGTCATTGGCTGCTTCGGGACAACAAGCTTTGGTCTTTATTGATTATTCACGGTTAGACAAGGGCCTTCAATGGATTAAAACTTTATTGGAAAATAATTCGCAAATAAAAGTTATTGCCATCACCGAAGAATTACCTGCCAACATTTTGATGAATGCATTGAACAGCGGCGTAGATGCTCACTTATTGAAATGTTGCAGCAAAGAAGAGATACATGAATCGATCGATAGTGTGTTAGATAACAAAAAGTTTTATTGTGGAAATGTCATCAGGTTATTAGATCATTTCAACAAAAGCGACAAACTTGTGGATTGTGAAGGAATCGCTTTGTCGTCGAGGGAGATCGAGATAATTCGTCTCATTGCACAAGGATTGACCAATAAAGAAATAGCCGATAATCTTTGTTTAAGCCCCCATACGGTTCATACACATCGCAAAAACATCATGCAAAAATTAGGTATTAAAAATACTGCCGGCATCGTAATCTATGCTGTTAAAGAAAATATCATCAATTCATAA
- the radC gene encoding DNA repair protein RadC — protein MDSSSGNKIKNLIPEERPREKLMEKGAQALTDVELLAIIINTGTTKKSALDLARNLWMRYDQSWTKLGELSVQELMKHEGIGAAKAVSISATLEIARRKKVEETKSALKRRSITDKHLLFAEFEEYFLDRNKERFVVMYLNNANKKIKCELISEGSQTATVVDIKEIVKKALECNALKVAVAHNHPSGNLQPSKEDINLTNKLKQALEYLDIKLLDHLIIAGSDYISLNEQGFI, from the coding sequence ATGGACAGTTCATCCGGAAATAAAATAAAAAATCTCATCCCTGAAGAACGACCAAGAGAAAAATTAATGGAAAAAGGTGCTCAAGCTTTGACAGATGTTGAGTTGTTGGCTATTATCATCAATACCGGTACTACCAAAAAAAGTGCACTTGATTTAGCCCGTAATCTTTGGATGCGATACGATCAATCCTGGACCAAATTGGGAGAATTGTCGGTGCAAGAGTTGATGAAGCATGAGGGTATTGGTGCGGCTAAAGCCGTATCGATATCTGCCACTTTGGAGATTGCCCGACGCAAAAAGGTGGAAGAAACAAAATCGGCTCTCAAACGCCGTTCGATAACCGATAAACATTTGTTGTTTGCCGAGTTTGAAGAGTATTTTCTTGATCGCAACAAAGAACGTTTTGTGGTGATGTATCTCAATAATGCCAACAAAAAAATTAAATGTGAATTGATAAGTGAGGGCAGTCAAACGGCAACCGTGGTTGATATTAAAGAGATTGTAAAAAAGGCCTTGGAATGCAATGCTTTGAAAGTGGCCGTGGCTCATAACCATCCTTCAGGAAACCTACAACCCAGCAAGGAAGACATAAACCTTACCAATAAACTAAAACAGGCACTGGAATATCTCGATATAAAACTTTTGGATCATTTGATCATTGCAGGCAGTGATTACATAAGTTTGAATGAGCAAGGATTTATCTGA
- the upp gene encoding uracil phosphoribosyltransferase, which produces MRNLHVLANQNSILKDTMIEIRDKKIQKDRKKFRDNLKKIGRILAYEISQRLDYVPHSVETPLGVKETSRLKEYPVLVTILRAGLALHEGLLDFFDKSDCAFISAYRKHHKDGTFDIELEYLASPPIDDRVVILSDPMLATGSSMVVAYNALLEKGKPRQVHLASVIGSVDGVEYAFKHLPDNTHIWLGDLDDELTAQAYIVPGLGDAGDLAYGEK; this is translated from the coding sequence ATGAGAAATCTGCATGTATTGGCCAATCAAAACAGTATCCTGAAAGATACCATGATAGAAATACGCGATAAAAAGATTCAAAAAGACCGTAAAAAATTCAGAGATAATCTAAAAAAAATCGGCCGCATATTGGCTTATGAGATTAGTCAAAGGTTAGATTATGTGCCTCATTCAGTAGAGACACCGCTGGGAGTAAAAGAAACAAGCCGTTTGAAGGAATATCCGGTATTGGTGACGATTCTTAGGGCCGGCTTGGCTTTGCACGAAGGGCTGCTTGATTTTTTTGATAAATCTGATTGTGCTTTTATCTCTGCATACCGTAAACATCATAAAGACGGAACATTTGATATTGAATTGGAGTATCTTGCATCGCCACCTATCGACGACAGGGTGGTTATTTTGTCTGACCCTATGCTTGCTACCGGAAGTTCGATGGTAGTGGCATACAATGCACTACTTGAAAAAGGAAAGCCCCGACAAGTGCATCTGGCTTCGGTGATAGGTAGTGTAGATGGAGTTGAGTATGCTTTTAAGCACTTACCGGATAACACACATATTTGGTTGGGTGATTTGGATGATGAACTTACAGCGCAAGCATACATTGTGCCCGGTCTTGGTGATGCAGGCGACCTTGCTTATGGAGAAAAATAA
- a CDS encoding ligase, giving the protein MLNLSHIKKIWPEVSLGLVFFSMPLQGMLYSICLAQFVLTAIILFHKNFHSERIPFWMIMFFLFYLLYPIRNIWSNGVLGFDTEQKLSMLLLPAALFLLPDKSMDFKLTAKFYTVGIFLLSGILAKNIIQFYMQHQTIPFYDQLKSPVHTSYLAMYFAYWFAWVFYSSKLHSLKNILFLLLSGLTAMFVILLTASRAGMINILILTLFIFWTLKINFWKKIVSIITFFSVLSIIGLYFYQKDEPFRQRILDAKNAITSPDYCSTSSGKRFCIWETAIEVIMKNPAGIGPENIHAFLNNAFNEKQYTWAAQANLNAHNQYLQILLAHGYLGLLFFLVILYFGFYQAIKYQLNLFTFALTLLVINFIFESMLETQAGISFFTLIFSTFMFSKKFKNL; this is encoded by the coding sequence ATGCTAAACCTCTCCCACATAAAAAAAATCTGGCCTGAAGTTTCCTTGGGGCTTGTTTTTTTCTCCATGCCATTACAAGGCATGCTTTATAGCATATGTTTAGCTCAATTTGTATTGACTGCCATTATATTGTTCCATAAAAATTTCCATTCCGAAAGAATACCGTTTTGGATGATTATGTTTTTTCTTTTTTACCTGCTTTATCCTATCAGAAATATATGGTCAAACGGAGTTTTAGGATTTGATACCGAACAAAAACTGTCTATGCTTTTGCTGCCTGCAGCATTATTTTTACTGCCGGATAAATCAATGGATTTTAAACTGACCGCTAAATTTTATACTGTAGGAATTTTTTTATTGTCGGGCATTTTGGCAAAAAATATTATCCAATTTTACATGCAGCATCAGACCATACCATTTTACGACCAATTAAAATCACCTGTTCATACATCTTACCTGGCCATGTATTTTGCCTATTGGTTTGCGTGGGTGTTTTACAGTTCAAAATTACACTCATTAAAAAACATTTTATTTCTCTTACTTTCAGGACTGACGGCTATGTTTGTTATTTTATTGACTGCCTCACGTGCGGGCATGATTAATATTCTCATTCTAACTTTGTTCATATTTTGGACCCTAAAAATAAATTTTTGGAAAAAAATTGTTTCAATCATAACGTTCTTCTCTGTTTTATCCATTATCGGTTTGTATTTTTATCAAAAAGATGAGCCATTCAGGCAACGGATTCTTGACGCCAAAAATGCCATAACAAGTCCCGATTATTGCAGCACTTCATCAGGGAAACGATTTTGCATTTGGGAAACAGCCATTGAAGTAATCATGAAAAATCCGGCAGGCATAGGTCCGGAAAATATCCATGCTTTTTTGAATAATGCATTTAATGAAAAACAATACACTTGGGCAGCCCAAGCAAATCTCAATGCACACAATCAATATCTTCAAATTTTGCTGGCACATGGCTATCTTGGTTTGTTGTTTTTTTTAGTTATTCTTTATTTTGGTTTTTATCAGGCCATCAAATATCAATTGAATTTATTTACCTTTGCCTTGACTTTATTGGTAATAAATTTTATTTTTGAATCAATGTTGGAAACACAGGCAGGAATTTCGTTTTTTACGCTTATTTTTAGCACTTTTATGTTTTCAAAAAAATTTAAAAACTTATGA
- a CDS encoding hypothetical protein (possible pseudo, frameshifted) has protein sequence MKTLNLLITGLILLSPMLNAQKIDRTKPPKPGPAPKINFGKSQKFTLDNGLKVIVVENHKIPIVSIQLFVDYDPVLEKEKAGLSDVFGQMLATGSIEIPKEELDKTIDLYGARFITTEKGFYLYALSKYIDPLMNTISRSVLNPAFDKSEFEKVINKTLSSLEAEKKNPSFMANNATAAVMYGKNHPYGEVPTEETIKNITPEDCKKFFDTYFKPNFAYLIITGDLSLEDAKHIAYSFFNEWQAGDPPRVEYPEVKLPGQQEFVLVDKKGAVQSQINVAHPVKITPRDPDYVHAQLMNGILGNAGFQARLMQNIREDKGYTYGAYSTLSPDKLIGEFKAFASVRTEVTDSAIVEFIKEIKRITTEKVSEEELENVKRYYSGNFALNLEKPETIARFALNIERYGLPEDYYETYLQKVERTSSDEILSAAKKYLKPDNLYVVVAGNKSAIEDKLKQLAPDHKLRYFDAFGNEIKDTPKIPEGITAEVVIRNYIDAIGGEKKLKKVKTLKTVMNSKIQGADLQITVAQAKPGKFATIVNVNGMVMQKITYDGKTGKTSGMQGNKELTGDELKEIKEKAQIFSVINYLSGDYKLKLTGIEKVNDRNAYVVEITSPDGKTSTEYYDTENFLRLRSITTTKNPQAGELTSINDYSDYREVDGIKFPFKIVQDLGIQKLNMEVTSIEVNKKLPSDIFQ, from the coding sequence ATGAAAACTTTAAATTTGTTAATAACCGGATTAATACTTTTGAGCCCTATGTTGAATGCACAAAAAATAGACAGAACCAAACCGCCTAAACCGGGCCCTGCTCCAAAAATTAATTTTGGCAAATCACAAAAATTTACATTGGACAATGGTCTAAAAGTTATCGTTGTTGAAAATCATAAAATACCCATTGTCAGTATTCAACTCTTTGTAGATTATGACCCGGTGCTTGAAAAAGAAAAAGCCGGATTGTCTGATGTTTTCGGACAAATGTTGGCCACAGGTTCAATAGAAATTCCTAAAGAAGAATTGGACAAAACCATCGATTTATACGGTGCAAGATTTATTACCACCGAGAAAGGTTTCTACCTCTATGCTTTATCAAAATATATAGATCCGTTAATGAACACAATAAGCCGCAGTGTTTTAAACCCGGCTTTTGACAAAAGCGAATTTGAAAAGGTAATTAACAAAACCCTGTCGTCGTTGGAAGCCGAAAAAAAGAATCCTTCATTTATGGCCAACAATGCCACGGCTGCAGTGATGTATGGTAAAAACCATCCGTACGGTGAAGTGCCTACAGAAGAAACCATCAAAAATATCACTCCCGAAGATTGCAAAAAGTTTTTCGATACATATTTTAAACCAAATTTCGCCTATCTTATCATCACCGGCGACTTATCTTTGGAGGATGCAAAACATATTGCCTACTCTTTTTTCAATGAATGGCAAGCCGGTGACCCTCCAAGAGTCGAGTATCCCGAAGTGAAATTACCCGGACAACAAGAATTCGTATTGGTTGACAAAAAAGGTGCTGTGCAATCACAGATAAATGTTGCGCACCCTGTGAAGATTACACCAAGAGATCCCGATTATGTGCATGCCCAATTGATGAACGGTATTTTGGGAAATGCAGGTTTTCAAGCACGATTGATGCAAAACATCAGAGAAGACAAAGGATACACCTATGGAGCATATTCAACCTTAAGTCCGGACAAACTCATCGGTGAATTTAAAGCATTTGCCAGTGTCAGGACAGAAGTTACAGACAGTGCAATCGTGGAGTTTATAAAAGAAATCAAACGGATAACAACCGAAAAAGTCAGTGAAGAAGAACTAGAAAACGTAAAACGATACTACTCAGGAAATTTTGCTTTAAATCTCGAGAAACCCGAAACCATAGCCCGGTTTGCATTGAACATTGAAAGATATGGTCTTCCGGAAGATTATTATGAAACTTATCTGCAAAAAGTAGAACGAACTTCTTCGGATGAAATTTTATCGGCTGCCAAAAAATATCTGAAACCTGATAATCTATACGTGGTTGTAGCCGGAAACAAATCTGCCATTGAAGACAAACTAAAGCAACTTGCCCCTGACCACAAGTTACGTTATTTCGATGCTTTTGGAAATGAAATTAAAGACACCCCCAAAATACCCGAGGGTATAACAGCCGAGGTGGTCATCAGAAATTATATCGATGCCATTGGCGGCGAAAAGAAATTGAAAAAGGTCAAAACTTTGAAAACAGTAATGAATTCTAAGATCCAGGGTGCAGATTTGCAAATTACCGTCGCTCAGGCAAAACCCGGGAAATTTGCCACAATCGTCAATGTCAACGGAATGGTGATGCAAAAAATCACTTACGACGGAAAAACCGGAAAAACCAGCGGCATGCAAGGAAATAAAGAATTGACCGGTGATGAATTGAAAGAGATAAAAGAAAAAGCACAAATTTTTTCCGTGATCAATTACCTTTCAGGGGATTATAAATTGAAATTGACCGGCATAGAAAAAGTAAACGACAGAAATGCATATGTGGTTGAAATTACATCTCCCGATGGCAAAACTTCTACAGAATATTATGACACCGAAAACTTTCTCAGGTTAAGGAGCATAACAACCACCAAAAATCCTCAAGCCGGTGAACTTACCTCTATCAATGACTACAGTGATTACCGCGAAGTCGATGGCATTAAATTCCCCTTTAAAATCGTTCAAGACCTTGGCATTCAAAAGCTGAATATGGAGGTAACATCCATTGAGGTCAACAAAAAATTACCTTCAGATATTTTTCAATAA
- a CDS encoding peptidase M16, with protein MATIMQAANAQKTKIEFTEFQLKNGLRVILHEDHSTPIVAVGVMYHVGSKNEKPNRTGFAHFFEHLMFEGSENIGRGEISKYIESAGGRLNAYTSQDKTYYHELLPSNQLELALWIESERMLHAKIDSKGIETQREVVKEEKRQRYDNQPYGTAMQEIFKRAYKVHPYRWMPIGSMEDLNAASEEDFKDFYKNYYIPNNAVLVIAGDINIQETKKLIEKYFGDIPKGKDVVRPPQNEPQQTQEIRDTIFDKNIQLPAVIMGYHIPAIGTPDYYAVSMLSKILADGESSRLVKRLVNDEQKALYAGSFPFPLEHPGLNIIFAVASMESAPEELEKIINDEIKKLQNELISDEELLKLKNKIEADFVSKISSMEGIAEKLADYKVIYGDANLINTEIDRYLKVTKEDIRNAAKKYFTPENRVVLYYLPDNTNENKQ; from the coding sequence ATGGCCACAATAATGCAAGCGGCAAATGCTCAAAAAACTAAAATAGAGTTTACCGAATTTCAATTGAAAAACGGCTTAAGGGTTATCCTGCATGAAGATCACAGCACCCCCATTGTAGCCGTTGGGGTGATGTATCATGTCGGATCTAAAAATGAGAAACCAAACCGCACAGGTTTTGCGCATTTTTTTGAACATTTGATGTTTGAAGGATCCGAAAACATAGGGCGTGGCGAAATTTCCAAATATATTGAATCTGCCGGAGGACGATTGAATGCTTATACCTCACAAGATAAAACCTATTATCATGAATTGCTGCCTTCCAATCAATTGGAATTGGCCTTGTGGATTGAATCAGAAAGAATGCTTCATGCAAAGATTGATTCTAAAGGAATAGAAACTCAACGGGAGGTTGTAAAAGAAGAAAAACGTCAGCGCTACGATAATCAACCATATGGAACAGCAATGCAAGAAATTTTCAAACGCGCCTATAAAGTGCATCCATACCGTTGGATGCCCATCGGGTCGATGGAAGATCTGAATGCCGCTTCGGAAGAGGACTTTAAAGATTTCTACAAAAACTATTATATTCCTAACAATGCTGTTTTGGTGATAGCCGGAGACATTAACATTCAAGAAACAAAAAAACTTATAGAAAAATATTTTGGCGACATTCCCAAAGGCAAGGATGTGGTCAGACCTCCACAAAACGAACCTCAGCAAACCCAAGAAATACGGGATACTATTTTTGACAAAAATATTCAGTTGCCTGCCGTCATCATGGGCTATCATATACCGGCCATAGGCACTCCCGATTATTATGCAGTTTCCATGCTTTCAAAAATACTTGCAGACGGCGAAAGTTCCCGTCTGGTCAAACGTCTTGTCAATGACGAACAAAAAGCTCTTTATGCCGGCAGCTTCCCTTTTCCGCTTGAGCATCCGGGTTTGAACATTATTTTTGCCGTTGCATCCATGGAATCGGCCCCTGAAGAACTGGAAAAAATTATCAACGACGAGATCAAAAAATTGCAAAATGAACTGATTAGCGATGAAGAATTGTTGAAATTGAAAAACAAAATAGAAGCCGATTTTGTTTCAAAAATTTCCTCAATGGAAGGCATCGCCGAAAAACTGGCCGACTATAAAGTAATCTATGGTGATGCCAATCTGATCAATACTGAAATAGATCGCTATCTAAAAGTAACAAAAGAAGACATTCGAAATGCCGCAAAAAAATACTTCACTCCTGAAAACCGGGTTGTGCTATATTATTTACCCGACAATACGAATGAAAACAAACAATAA
- a CDS encoding lysine transporter LysE gives MFETVFAGVLLGIILAFLIGPVFFRMIDLALESHWKNAVFFASGVWMSDFVVWNVCFYIVYRSGIDFFDTWWMYAIASLIFLLFGVTKLLSNQSNKLKLNLPIKVAGFSGLLMQGIMVNALNPSVWGFWLASVPVSLEISNGKKNLIFLYMFSVFMTLIFTDLLKIFLAVKVKHFLTDKVIKGFGLVSSILFVMASFWLAYEAYIRLD, from the coding sequence ATGTTTGAAACTGTCTTTGCCGGAGTATTATTGGGAATAATACTTGCATTCTTAATTGGTCCTGTTTTTTTTCGTATGATTGATCTGGCCTTGGAAAGCCATTGGAAAAATGCTGTTTTTTTTGCTTCCGGTGTTTGGATGAGCGATTTTGTGGTATGGAATGTTTGTTTTTATATTGTTTATAGATCAGGTATTGATTTTTTCGACACCTGGTGGATGTATGCAATAGCTTCGTTGATATTTTTGTTGTTTGGCGTTACAAAATTGTTGAGTAATCAGTCAAATAAATTGAAACTCAATCTGCCGATAAAAGTTGCCGGTTTTTCTGGTTTGTTGATGCAAGGTATTATGGTCAATGCTCTAAATCCCTCCGTTTGGGGATTTTGGCTTGCATCGGTGCCTGTTTCATTGGAGATATCAAACGGAAAAAAAAATCTGATTTTCCTGTATATGTTTTCGGTATTTATGACCTTGATTTTTACAGATTTGTTGAAAATTTTTCTTGCCGTTAAAGTCAAACATTTTTTGACAGATAAAGTGATCAAAGGTTTTGGACTGGTTTCGTCTATACTTTTTGTCATGGCTTCATTTTGGCTGGCTTATGAGGCGTATATTCGCTTGGATTAA
- the folA gene encoding dihydrofolate reductase — MKIEIVVACDEKFGIGKNGQLLWQLPDDMKFFKQITLGQPVIMGKNTYQSIPQQFRPLPGRKNLVISRTLKKTHDEIEIFDDIDKCLNFCKRRQFEKVMVIGGGLIYQQFMEKNLVDTIYFTLVHAIFDADTFFPYFNRQKWNPDRLHYHAKDQKHTYDFTFFRFVKK; from the coding sequence ATGAAGATTGAAATTGTTGTCGCTTGTGACGAAAAGTTTGGAATTGGCAAGAATGGACAGTTGTTATGGCAATTGCCTGATGATATGAAATTTTTTAAACAAATCACATTGGGGCAACCGGTTATTATGGGCAAAAATACATATCAATCAATTCCTCAACAATTCAGACCCTTGCCGGGAAGAAAAAATTTGGTAATCAGCCGCACCCTGAAAAAAACACACGATGAAATTGAAATTTTTGATGATATTGACAAATGTTTGAATTTTTGCAAAAGACGACAATTTGAAAAAGTCATGGTGATCGGCGGCGGATTGATTTATCAACAATTTATGGAAAAAAATCTTGTCGATACGATATATTTTACACTGGTGCATGCGATCTTTGATGCCGACACTTTTTTTCCATATTTTAACCGGCAGAAATGGAATCCTGACCGATTACATTACCATGCAAAAGATCAAAAACATACCTATGATTTTACATTTTTCCGTTTCGTTAAAAAGTAG
- the glyQS gene encoding glycine--tRNA ligase, which produces MQNDDIFKKIISHAKEYGFIFPGSEIYDGISAVYDYGQYGVLLKNNIKEYWWKSMVQIHDNIVGIDSAIFMHPTTWKASGHVDAFNDPLIDNKDSKKRYRADVLIEEAIAKWQQKIDKELEKARKRFGDQFDYQKFISTHPRVVEYHKKIEETEAELKRCMEQNDMTGLKNLIDKLEIVCPVSGSKNWTEVRQFNLMFSTEMGSVADEAMKIYLRPETAQGIFVNFLNVYKTGRMKIPFGIAQIGKAFRNEIVARQFIFRMREFEQMEMQFFVRPGSEMKWYETWKETRMKWHLNLGIPEEFYRFHDHLKLAHYANAACDIEFKFPMGFKELEGIHSRTDFDLSNHEKYSGKKLQYFDPEVNESYVPYVIETSIGLDRMFLAIFSYAYQEEKLEDGSERTVLKIPAALAPIKAAILPLVKKDGMDKMARQLYDQLKYKFQLQYDEKDSIGRRYRRQDAIGTPYCITIDTQSLEDNTVTLRHRDTMLQERIHIDNLSGILEKYTGMEELLKNLG; this is translated from the coding sequence ATGCAGAATGACGATATTTTCAAAAAAATAATTTCTCATGCCAAAGAATACGGATTTATATTTCCCGGTAGTGAAATTTATGATGGGATTTCGGCCGTATATGACTATGGACAATACGGCGTCCTGTTAAAAAACAATATCAAAGAATATTGGTGGAAGTCGATGGTGCAAATTCACGACAATATAGTAGGTATAGACAGTGCGATATTTATGCACCCCACCACCTGGAAAGCTTCGGGTCATGTGGATGCTTTCAACGATCCGCTTATAGACAACAAAGACAGTAAGAAACGATACAGGGCCGATGTATTGATTGAAGAAGCCATAGCCAAATGGCAACAAAAAATCGATAAAGAACTAGAAAAAGCCCGAAAAAGATTTGGCGACCAATTTGATTATCAAAAGTTTATTTCCACACATCCAAGAGTCGTAGAATACCATAAGAAAATTGAAGAAACTGAAGCCGAACTTAAACGGTGTATGGAACAAAACGACATGACGGGATTGAAAAACTTGATAGACAAACTTGAAATTGTTTGCCCGGTTAGTGGCAGTAAAAATTGGACAGAAGTAAGGCAATTCAATCTGATGTTTTCAACCGAAATGGGTTCAGTGGCCGATGAAGCGATGAAAATTTATCTTCGCCCCGAGACCGCTCAGGGTATTTTTGTCAACTTTCTGAATGTATACAAAACAGGCAGAATGAAAATACCATTTGGTATTGCTCAAATTGGAAAAGCCTTCAGGAACGAAATTGTAGCACGTCAGTTTATATTTAGAATGCGGGAATTTGAACAAATGGAAATGCAATTTTTTGTTCGTCCCGGGAGTGAGATGAAATGGTATGAAACATGGAAAGAAACAAGAATGAAATGGCATTTAAATCTTGGAATTCCCGAAGAATTTTATCGTTTTCACGATCACTTGAAATTGGCACATTATGCCAATGCGGCTTGCGATATAGAATTTAAGTTTCCCATGGGATTTAAAGAATTGGAAGGAATCCACTCCCGCACCGACTTTGATTTAAGTAATCATGAAAAATATTCCGGAAAAAAACTGCAATATTTCGACCCCGAAGTCAATGAAAGTTATGTGCCTTATGTAATCGAAACATCGATAGGTTTGGACAGAATGTTTTTGGCCATATTTTCTTACGCTTATCAAGAAGAAAAACTCGAAGATGGTAGCGAACGTACTGTTTTAAAAATTCCTGCCGCATTGGCTCCGATCAAAGCGGCCATTTTACCTTTGGTCAAAAAAGACGGAATGGACAAAATGGCACGGCAACTTTACGACCAATTGAAGTATAAATTTCAGCTGCAATACGACGAAAAAGATTCAATCGGAAGACGATACCGCCGTCAAGATGCCATAGGCACGCCATATTGCATCACCATTGACACTCAAAGTCTGGAAGACAATACCGTAACTTTAAGACACCGAGACACAATGTTGCAAGAAAGAATACATATCGATAACCTATCCGGAATTTTGGAAAAATACACAGGCATGGAAGAATTATTGAAAAATTTAGGGTGA
- a CDS encoding radical SAM protein translates to MKKGCNFVLMKGRGSHINPPNRFSKENIEYDDWWNEENDDTIAKTQVIEVEPKTILNKVVSRDLPFEYSANPYQGCEHGCAYCYARPTHQYWGFQAGLDFESKILVKKNAAQILEKELRKTGHKPLPIALSGNTDCYQPLERTYQLTRKMLEVCLAYRHPVSIITKNSLVLRDLDILTEMSKLQLVHVTVSITGTDEKLRLKLEPRTSTYKNRFRTLSVLSSNQIPCGVLIAPVIPALNDQFIPEILKLAADNGAQYAAYQIVRLNDEVQPVFLNWLDQHFPLRKEKILSMIKSCHGDQLSDNRPGIRMKGEGLVAESIKRMFEIFYQKYFSSSQKVELNNSLFTGRRFDEYVQGKLF, encoded by the coding sequence TTGAAAAAAGGATGTAATTTTGTTTTGATGAAAGGCCGTGGAAGTCATATCAATCCTCCCAACAGATTTTCAAAAGAGAATATTGAGTATGATGATTGGTGGAATGAGGAAAACGATGACACGATTGCCAAAACTCAAGTAATAGAAGTAGAACCTAAGACCATTTTAAATAAAGTCGTTAGCAGGGATTTGCCTTTTGAATATTCAGCCAATCCATATCAAGGTTGCGAGCACGGGTGCGCCTATTGTTATGCAAGGCCCACTCATCAGTATTGGGGCTTCCAAGCAGGTCTTGATTTTGAAAGCAAAATTCTTGTTAAAAAGAATGCCGCTCAGATATTGGAAAAAGAATTACGAAAAACCGGGCATAAACCGTTGCCAATTGCATTGTCGGGCAATACTGATTGTTATCAACCGCTGGAACGCACATATCAATTGACGCGTAAAATGTTGGAGGTATGTTTGGCTTATCGTCACCCGGTTTCAATCATCACAAAAAATTCGCTTGTTCTTCGCGATTTGGACATTTTAACCGAAATGTCAAAATTGCAATTGGTTCATGTTACTGTTTCAATAACCGGAACAGACGAAAAGCTTCGTTTAAAACTTGAACCAAGAACTTCAACTTACAAGAATCGTTTTCGCACTTTGAGTGTTTTATCGTCCAACCAAATACCATGTGGGGTTTTGATCGCTCCTGTCATTCCTGCTCTAAACGATCAATTTATTCCTGAAATTCTTAAGTTGGCTGCCGATAATGGTGCACAATATGCAGCATATCAAATAGTAAGGTTAAATGATGAGGTACAACCGGTGTTTTTGAATTGGCTCGATCAACATTTTCCTTTGAGAAAAGAGAAAATTTTATCGATGATTAAATCTTGCCATGGTGATCAGTTGTCAGACAACAGACCGGGCATTCGCATGAAAGGTGAAGGGTTGGTAGCTGAATCAATCAAACGTATGTTTGAAATATTTTATCAAAAATACTTTTCTTCATCTCAAAAAGTAGAATTGAATAATTCCTTATTTACAGGCAGACGTTTTGATGAATATGTTCAGGGAAAGTTGTTTTGA